Within the Bacteroidota bacterium genome, the region GCTTTAAATATAATTTCCCGCCTGGCATCTGGGATTCCTGACTCAATAGCCCCTGAATGTGCATGAGCATCCGGGATATCAAATTCACCAACCAAAACCAATGCAGGCACGCTGATCTCAGAAAGAAATTTTATCGCGGTTCGTTCAGCGGGTTTCATATAATTGAATTTATTAGCATCAACATTGATCGGATTGGCTTGTAACAATTTTAAGCATGTTTCTTTTGCCTTTATATTTTCCGGATATTTCTGATAAGGATCTTCCCATCCAAAATATTGAATCATTTCTGGTGGACTGGCCAATAGCTTTTCCAATGAATTGACATGACCACCACGAGTCATGAAATGAGACGTATAAGAAAACCCTCCTACTACGGCACCAACTAAAACCAAGGCAGATACATTTTCTGGATATTTCAGGGTGAAATTGATGGCCAAACCACCACCGGCCGACATGCCGAT harbors:
- a CDS encoding alpha/beta hydrolase, which produces MKRIKMNFVLLAALVITILPSMSQNNLKEFDSGFIKVEGGNLYYEIAGKGENIILIHDGLIHCEVWDKQLPVFAKKYCVVRYDRRGYGKSSNLQTQFSDVEDLKQIFLQLKIDRAILIGMSAGGGLAINFTLKYPENVSALVLVGAVVGGFSYTSHFMTRGGHVNSLEKLLASPPEMIQYFGWEDPYQKYPENIKAKETCLKLLQANPINVDANKFNYMKPAERTAIKFLSEISVPALVLVGEFDIPDAHAHSGAIESGIPDARREIIFKAGHLIPLEQPEAFNSAVMKFLNSME